A region of Pelagicoccus sp. SDUM812003 DNA encodes the following proteins:
- a CDS encoding glycosyltransferase, whose product MTGKILFDVTKTCKQSHYSGVLRVSNCLKEELKNALGDRLVEVVWSDRKQTFKAPSYGSKFSIEPEDVFLTAELFSDFERPGIEAFLGSERCRSYAIFHDAIPLRHPEFTWPHSVQRHPSYMKMLSRFDGVFAVSAHSSIVLEEYWEWLGYEYAPSVKSIQLGANGLFPDPIRSSRPLVRPFDVLMLGIIEKRKGQDIALDACNRLWDEGLEFNLHVVGRANPYFGKDIEKRIKRMERNGRPVRLHGHLEDEALKALMGRMSLMLFSSRAEGCGLPVLESLWCGLPVLSSKLAPTRETSRFGGCCFFNNEDPEAMAEQLKRLFENPHLLVELYEGIQFDLLPKWSDTAREILDTICPEVSSQLPANADH is encoded by the coding sequence ATGACCGGGAAAATCCTATTCGACGTAACCAAGACCTGCAAGCAGTCGCATTATTCGGGAGTGCTTCGCGTTTCGAACTGTTTGAAGGAGGAGTTGAAGAACGCCTTAGGGGACCGTCTGGTGGAGGTGGTGTGGAGCGATCGCAAGCAGACCTTCAAAGCTCCCAGCTACGGTTCCAAGTTTTCCATCGAACCGGAGGACGTCTTTCTCACGGCCGAACTTTTCAGCGACTTCGAGCGTCCTGGCATCGAGGCGTTTCTAGGTTCGGAACGCTGCCGTTCGTATGCGATTTTTCATGACGCTATCCCGCTGCGCCATCCGGAATTCACCTGGCCGCACAGCGTGCAGCGTCATCCGAGCTACATGAAGATGCTCAGCCGATTCGATGGGGTGTTCGCGGTTTCCGCCCACAGCTCAATCGTTTTGGAGGAGTACTGGGAGTGGTTGGGCTACGAGTACGCTCCATCGGTCAAATCGATCCAGCTCGGAGCCAACGGGCTGTTTCCAGATCCGATCCGCTCCTCGCGTCCCTTGGTCCGGCCGTTCGACGTGCTGATGCTTGGGATCATCGAGAAGCGAAAGGGGCAGGATATCGCCCTCGACGCGTGCAATCGGCTTTGGGACGAGGGCTTGGAGTTCAACCTCCATGTGGTTGGTCGGGCCAATCCGTACTTCGGCAAGGACATCGAAAAGCGCATCAAGCGCATGGAGCGAAACGGGCGACCGGTGCGTTTGCATGGCCACTTGGAGGACGAGGCTCTGAAGGCGTTGATGGGACGCATGAGCCTGATGCTGTTTTCGTCGCGAGCGGAGGGATGCGGACTGCCGGTGCTGGAATCGCTTTGGTGCGGCTTGCCGGTGCTGAGCTCCAAGCTCGCACCGACTCGCGAGACGTCGCGTTTTGGCGGGTGCTGCTTTTTCAACAACGAAGATCCCGAGGCCATGGCCGAGCAGCTGAAGCGTCTGTTCGAAAACCCGCACTTGCTGGTCGAACTCTACGAGGGCATCCAGTTCGATTTGCTGCCCAAATGGTCTGATACGGCCCGGGAGATTTTGGATACGATTTGCCCGGAGGTCAGTAGCCAGCTGCCGGCGAACGCGGACCACTAA
- a CDS encoding DUF4013 domain-containing protein, with protein sequence MPTIEQVSKRVFSDSTWLKKCAIGAVLSIIPIVNFLVLGYLYQVFAMGKRGREMALPEWDDLKGLFLDGLRFLVIGLIFAGLPLGLVAACTYFTFDGLIAQIPLIPVVFIVGPLLSAALYLYMVKQDIADCFNVEALGLMLKGAAVQYVVPTLAYLGICLLGWPLIPIAFFFGGIFYFYLMGYAFRDLEKRS encoded by the coding sequence ATGCCCACGATCGAGCAAGTATCTAAACGCGTCTTTTCAGATAGCACCTGGCTGAAGAAGTGCGCCATCGGCGCCGTCCTCAGCATCATCCCAATCGTCAACTTTCTGGTGCTGGGCTATCTGTATCAGGTGTTCGCGATGGGCAAACGAGGGCGAGAGATGGCCTTGCCGGAATGGGACGACCTGAAAGGGCTGTTTCTCGATGGCCTCCGCTTTCTGGTGATTGGCCTCATCTTCGCCGGTCTGCCGCTGGGCCTAGTGGCCGCCTGCACCTATTTCACCTTTGACGGGCTGATCGCTCAAATCCCCTTGATCCCGGTCGTATTCATCGTGGGACCTCTGCTCAGCGCAGCCCTCTATCTCTACATGGTCAAGCAGGATATCGCGGACTGCTTCAACGTGGAGGCTCTCGGCCTGATGCTCAAGGGTGCAGCGGTGCAGTACGTGGTTCCGACCTTGGCCTATCTCGGCATCTGCCTTCTCGGCTGGCCGCTGATCCCCATCGCGTTCTTCTTCGGCGGCATTTTCTATTTCTACCTTATGGGATACGCGTTTCGCGATCTGGAGAAGCGCTCCTAA
- a CDS encoding glycosyltransferase family 2 protein translates to MPASPRISFVSALHNCLPLTQAMLRSLENTVSLEDKEIVLVDDRSSDDTPAFLDDYQKRPNVTVLRNAQNLGFAASNNLGAAASKGDILVLLNNDLELTPGWLEPMLSLLESLPDAGAVGNVQRNLETGLVDHAGIFFGLDGMPTHAHKNRRNPPKGPWIERNAVTAACMAIRKRDFQSVGGFDESYRNGMEDVDLCMKLRQAGRRLYVSLESRIGHHISVSPGRNLNNERNTEIFRLRWSEFAKPFGKEEWPREYLRRYARYWWRMDPPLAAKALFLLLFR, encoded by the coding sequence ATGCCGGCATCGCCTCGCATTTCCTTCGTCTCGGCCCTGCACAACTGCCTGCCGCTCACCCAGGCCATGCTGCGCAGCCTCGAGAACACGGTTTCTCTCGAGGACAAGGAGATCGTGCTGGTGGACGATCGATCCAGCGACGATACACCGGCCTTTCTGGACGACTACCAAAAGCGGCCCAACGTCACCGTGCTGCGAAACGCCCAAAACCTCGGTTTCGCCGCCTCCAACAACCTCGGAGCCGCAGCTTCCAAAGGCGACATCCTGGTCCTGCTCAACAATGACCTGGAGCTGACCCCTGGCTGGCTGGAGCCGATGCTCTCCCTGCTGGAATCGCTGCCTGACGCGGGCGCCGTGGGAAACGTGCAGCGAAACCTGGAAACCGGTCTGGTCGATCACGCGGGCATCTTCTTCGGCTTGGACGGCATGCCGACCCACGCTCACAAAAATCGCCGCAATCCCCCCAAGGGCCCGTGGATCGAGCGCAACGCGGTCACCGCAGCCTGCATGGCCATCCGGAAGCGCGACTTTCAGAGCGTGGGCGGGTTCGACGAAAGCTACCGCAACGGCATGGAGGACGTCGATCTGTGCATGAAACTGCGCCAGGCGGGCCGGCGGCTCTACGTCTCGCTAGAGAGTCGGATCGGACACCACATCAGCGTCTCGCCGGGACGAAACCTGAACAACGAGCGCAATACCGAGATCTTCCGCCTGCGCTGGAGCGAGTTCGCCAAACCTTTTGGCAAAGAAGAGTGGCCGCGCGAATACTTGCGACGCTACGCCCGCTACTGGTGGCGCATGGACCCGCCGCTCGCGGCAAAGGCGCTCTTTTTGCTGTTGTTTCGATAA
- a CDS encoding glycosyltransferase, translated as MRILYVTTSFPVFSETFLQREVRALLEIGAELDILSLHKGSADFEGHPVRLFSKWSLLTLFIWLPWWGIRKPRELVRLMTRLNACQPASLLNLFENLLGFGAALVDARTMSKRNYDCVHCVWSGGPAAYGMLLAELTGLPFSTGAHAYDVFEHGGDWLLEEKLARAALVHTSTDVARKRIRRLCDPAKARLIRRGLNRLPAFEKPRLSWPQLRIVCVARLVEKKGFPYQVAIYRALLDAGVDFEARIIGDGPLEDSLRGWIEQSGLGGRVFLMGRVGEAEVMRQLEWADLLFHTGVVAASGDRDGLPNVIPEAMASGAIVIASPVSGVVEAIANERTGLLRPVTEPEGWVAACRRLQVDRTLRDRLARSARDWVEREFVAKRNSARLLQELSRVLNIE; from the coding sequence ATGCGTATCCTCTATGTAACGACAAGCTTTCCCGTGTTCTCCGAGACCTTCCTGCAGCGGGAGGTCAGGGCCCTGCTGGAGATTGGCGCGGAGTTGGATATCCTCTCGCTGCACAAGGGCTCAGCCGACTTCGAGGGGCATCCTGTGCGTCTCTTCTCCAAGTGGTCGCTGCTTACGCTTTTCATATGGCTCCCCTGGTGGGGGATTCGGAAGCCGCGAGAGCTGGTTCGGTTGATGACGCGATTGAACGCCTGCCAGCCCGCGTCCTTGCTCAATCTCTTCGAGAACCTGCTCGGCTTCGGCGCGGCTTTGGTCGATGCGAGGACGATGTCGAAACGGAACTACGATTGCGTCCACTGCGTCTGGTCGGGAGGGCCAGCTGCGTACGGGATGCTGCTGGCGGAGCTGACGGGGCTGCCGTTTTCCACGGGTGCGCATGCGTATGACGTTTTTGAACACGGAGGCGACTGGCTGTTGGAGGAAAAACTGGCCAGAGCGGCGCTTGTGCACACCTCCACCGATGTAGCGAGGAAGCGGATACGCAGGCTATGCGACCCGGCGAAAGCTCGTCTGATACGAAGAGGCCTGAATCGATTGCCGGCATTCGAAAAGCCGCGCCTTAGCTGGCCTCAGTTGCGAATCGTCTGCGTGGCGCGTCTGGTGGAGAAAAAGGGCTTTCCCTATCAGGTGGCGATCTATCGCGCCTTGCTCGATGCGGGAGTCGACTTCGAGGCGCGCATCATCGGGGACGGTCCGCTGGAGGATTCGCTTCGCGGCTGGATCGAGCAATCGGGACTCGGTGGGCGGGTGTTTCTGATGGGTCGCGTTGGCGAGGCGGAGGTGATGCGTCAGTTGGAGTGGGCTGACCTGTTGTTTCATACAGGCGTGGTAGCCGCCAGCGGAGATCGGGACGGCTTGCCCAACGTGATTCCCGAGGCCATGGCGTCAGGGGCGATCGTCATCGCTTCGCCCGTATCCGGGGTGGTGGAGGCGATCGCTAACGAGAGAACGGGTTTGCTCCGTCCCGTGACGGAACCGGAAGGCTGGGTAGCGGCGTGCCGGCGACTTCAGGTGGACCGGACCCTAAGGGATAGACTGGCGCGATCGGCTCGCGACTGGGTCGAGCGCGAGTTCGTAGCGAAGCGCAATTCCGCTCGCTTGCTGCAAGAGCTGTCGCGGGTCCTGAATATTGAGTGA
- a CDS encoding pyridoxal phosphate-dependent aminotransferase family protein, which translates to MIRSLFQSKARNPIHERCSSDSFTQLRSKYALYYRIAEKQNGTRVTVDGKDLVMLASNEYLGLSQHPKVIEAGKTALEKWGSGTMGARSANGGRGFHRELEEELADFLGKQACHVFSAGYLACMASITGFAQRGDCVLVDKNMHSSVWDGIRLSMASVERFSHNSASHLASLLEVLDPQQAKLLAIEGVYSMEGHIGDLPALVDLAEQHRCFVSLDDAHGLGVLGENGRGTAAHFGLTEKIDIICGSLSKSLASTGGFVAGDAELIEFMRTHSKQSIFSAAISPAQAACAQAALRVLQEEPEWNQRLWANTRRYKALLDELGLDTWQSETPAIPIVLGTREKAYYFWKRLWEKGVFTIISTAPGVPPGKDLVRTAISARHSEEDFEIIESALRYAASKM; encoded by the coding sequence ATGATTAGGTCTCTCTTCCAGTCGAAAGCTCGCAACCCGATCCACGAGCGCTGTTCCAGCGACAGTTTCACCCAACTCCGCTCTAAATACGCCCTGTACTACCGCATCGCGGAAAAGCAGAACGGCACTCGCGTCACCGTGGACGGGAAGGATCTGGTGATGCTGGCGAGCAACGAATACCTTGGTCTCTCCCAACATCCAAAAGTCATCGAAGCAGGAAAGACCGCCCTGGAAAAGTGGGGCAGCGGCACCATGGGAGCCCGCTCGGCCAACGGCGGACGCGGCTTCCACCGAGAGCTCGAAGAGGAGCTGGCGGACTTTTTGGGCAAGCAGGCCTGCCACGTCTTTTCCGCCGGCTACCTGGCATGCATGGCGTCCATCACCGGATTCGCCCAGCGCGGAGACTGCGTGCTGGTGGACAAGAACATGCACTCCAGCGTGTGGGACGGCATCCGACTCTCCATGGCCAGCGTGGAACGCTTCTCCCACAACAGCGCCTCCCACCTCGCCAGTTTGCTCGAAGTGCTCGATCCGCAGCAAGCCAAGCTGCTGGCCATAGAGGGAGTCTACTCGATGGAAGGCCACATCGGCGACCTGCCGGCTCTGGTCGATCTGGCGGAGCAGCACCGCTGCTTCGTCAGCCTGGACGATGCCCATGGTCTAGGCGTCCTTGGGGAAAACGGTCGCGGCACGGCGGCCCATTTCGGACTCACGGAGAAGATAGACATCATCTGCGGCAGCCTCTCGAAATCCCTGGCCAGCACCGGCGGATTCGTGGCCGGCGACGCCGAGCTCATCGAATTCATGCGCACCCACAGCAAGCAGTCCATCTTCAGCGCCGCGATCAGTCCCGCCCAAGCGGCTTGCGCTCAAGCGGCCTTGCGCGTGCTGCAGGAGGAGCCCGAGTGGAACCAGCGGCTCTGGGCGAACACCCGTCGCTACAAGGCCCTGCTGGACGAGCTGGGCCTCGACACCTGGCAAAGCGAAACCCCGGCCATCCCCATCGTGCTCGGCACCCGCGAAAAAGCGTACTACTTCTGGAAACGCCTCTGGGAAAAGGGCGTGTTCACCATCATCTCCACCGCCCCAGGCGTTCCTCCCGGCAAGGACCTGGTTCGCACCGCCATCTCGGCGCGACACAGCGAGGAGGATTTCGAAATCATCGAGTCCGCCCTGCGCTACGCCGCCTCCAAAATGTGA
- a CDS encoding farnesyl diphosphate synthase: MEFKEKLRAYQSQVESAIGEYLPAEGTRPSRIHQAMRYSMQAGGKRLRPVLVLSAAELFAGKTDPTPAAIAVECLHTYSLIHDDLPSIDNADLRRGAATSHKQFDEATAVLAGDALLTYAFQLIARHYKSQPSLCAGLVSELSETAGSERLIGGQVEDILGEGAPLSEDTLNFIHLNKTSALIECCLVMGGIIGEASDAQRDTLRAFGREIGIAFQIIDDILDATSDAETLGKNTGSDAELEKTTYVKLHGLQRSRDIAHQRTQKAIQLCQSLPGDTSFLVGLASYLENRIR; the protein is encoded by the coding sequence ATGGAGTTCAAAGAGAAATTACGGGCATACCAGAGCCAGGTTGAGTCAGCTATAGGCGAATACCTACCCGCTGAGGGCACGCGTCCAAGCCGTATCCACCAAGCCATGCGCTACAGCATGCAAGCCGGCGGAAAGCGCCTAAGGCCCGTATTGGTGCTCAGCGCCGCGGAACTCTTCGCCGGAAAAACGGATCCCACGCCCGCAGCCATCGCCGTCGAGTGCCTGCATACCTATTCCCTCATCCACGACGATCTGCCCTCCATCGACAACGCCGACCTGCGCCGCGGCGCCGCGACCTCCCACAAGCAGTTCGACGAAGCCACCGCAGTGCTGGCGGGCGACGCCTTGCTGACCTACGCCTTTCAGCTCATCGCCCGTCACTACAAAAGCCAGCCTAGCCTGTGCGCAGGCTTGGTCTCGGAGCTCAGCGAAACCGCCGGCAGCGAGCGATTGATCGGCGGCCAGGTCGAGGACATCCTGGGCGAAGGAGCTCCCCTCTCGGAAGACACCTTGAACTTCATCCACCTGAACAAGACCTCCGCCCTCATCGAATGCTGCCTGGTCATGGGCGGCATCATCGGCGAGGCCAGCGACGCTCAGCGGGATACGCTGCGGGCGTTCGGACGAGAAATCGGCATCGCCTTTCAAATCATCGACGACATTCTCGACGCCACCAGCGACGCCGAAACCTTGGGCAAAAACACCGGTTCCGACGCCGAGCTGGAGAAAACGACCTACGTCAAGCTGCACGGCTTGCAGCGGTCGCGCGACATCGCTCATCAGCGCACCCAAAAAGCGATCCAGCTCTGCCAATCTCTGCCCGGGGACACCAGTTTCCTCGTAGGCCTCGCGTCCTACCTGGAAAACCGTATCCGATAG